One part of the Chryseobacterium sp. 7 genome encodes these proteins:
- the mnmG gene encoding tRNA uridine-5-carboxymethylaminomethyl(34) synthesis enzyme MnmG, whose amino-acid sequence MISEIYDVIVVGAGHAGCEAAAAAANLGSKTLLVTMNMQTIGQMSCNPAMGGIAKGQIVREIDAMGGYSGIVADKSAIQFKMLNLSKGPAMWSPRTQNDRMLFAEEWRLALENTPNLDFFQDMVKQLIIENNKVTGVVTSLGIEIKAKSVVLTNGTFLNGLIHVGDKQLGGGRMGEPRAFGITEQLVTLGFEAGRMKTGTPPRVDGRSLDYSKMEEQKGDENPQKFSYLDTPKLTKQLSCHIVYTNETVHDILREGFDRSPMFNGTIQSLGPRYCPSIEDKINRFAERNRHQLFVEPEGWKTVEIYVNGFSSSLPEDVQIKAMKHIPGFENVKVFRPGYAIEYDYFPPTQLKHTLETKLVDNLYFAGQINGTTGYEEAAGQGLIAGINAHNKVHEKGDFILNRDEAYIGVLIDDLITKGTEEPYRMFTSRAEYRLLLRQDNADIRLTEKAFQLGLAKEDRLRRVETKISESQALEEFLRETSLKPGIINPILESIESNPVDQAYRAAQFLTRPNITLEKLDEIDSIKEVSSQYSDEVREQAEINIKYKGYIEKEKENVAKLNRLENIKIPEDFDYTKLNSLSAEAKQKMSNVRPKTIAQAGRISGVSPADINVLLVYLGR is encoded by the coding sequence ATGATTTCAGAAATATATGATGTAATAGTAGTAGGTGCCGGACACGCTGGTTGTGAAGCTGCCGCTGCAGCAGCCAACCTCGGTTCAAAAACACTACTTGTTACAATGAATATGCAGACCATCGGACAGATGAGTTGCAACCCGGCAATGGGCGGAATCGCAAAAGGACAGATTGTAAGAGAGATTGATGCAATGGGAGGATATTCCGGAATTGTGGCAGATAAATCCGCTATTCAATTCAAGATGCTGAATCTTTCAAAAGGTCCTGCGATGTGGTCTCCGAGAACCCAAAATGACAGAATGCTTTTTGCCGAAGAATGGCGCTTAGCATTAGAGAATACTCCCAATCTTGATTTCTTTCAGGATATGGTGAAACAACTGATTATTGAAAATAATAAAGTAACCGGAGTGGTTACTTCTTTAGGAATTGAGATTAAAGCAAAATCTGTAGTTCTTACTAATGGTACATTTCTTAACGGATTAATTCACGTTGGAGACAAACAATTAGGAGGAGGAAGAATGGGCGAACCAAGAGCTTTTGGAATTACAGAACAATTGGTCACTTTAGGTTTCGAAGCAGGAAGGATGAAGACCGGTACTCCACCGAGAGTAGACGGAAGAAGTTTGGATTATTCAAAAATGGAAGAACAGAAAGGAGATGAAAATCCACAAAAGTTCAGCTATCTTGATACCCCAAAATTGACAAAACAATTAAGCTGTCATATTGTTTACACCAACGAAACAGTACATGATATCTTAAGAGAAGGTTTTGACAGAAGTCCAATGTTCAATGGAACGATTCAAAGTTTAGGACCTAGATACTGCCCTAGTATTGAAGATAAAATCAATCGTTTTGCAGAAAGAAACAGACACCAGCTTTTCGTAGAACCGGAAGGATGGAAAACTGTTGAGATCTATGTAAACGGATTCAGCTCTTCTCTTCCCGAGGACGTACAGATCAAAGCAATGAAACATATTCCAGGATTTGAAAACGTAAAAGTTTTCCGTCCAGGCTACGCTATTGAATATGATTACTTCCCTCCCACTCAATTGAAGCATACTTTAGAAACGAAATTAGTAGACAATTTATACTTTGCAGGACAAATTAACGGGACAACAGGATATGAAGAAGCTGCAGGACAAGGATTAATTGCCGGTATCAATGCACACAATAAAGTTCACGAAAAAGGAGATTTTATCCTAAACAGAGATGAAGCTTATATCGGAGTATTGATTGATGATTTAATTACTAAAGGAACAGAAGAACCTTACAGAATGTTTACTTCACGTGCCGAATACAGACTTCTTTTGAGACAGGATAACGCAGATATCAGACTTACTGAAAAAGCATTCCAGCTAGGCTTGGCAAAAGAAGATAGGTTAAGAAGAGTTGAAACCAAAATATCTGAAAGCCAAGCACTTGAAGAGTTTCTTCGCGAAACTTCTTTAAAACCAGGAATAATCAATCCTATTCTTGAATCTATTGAGAGCAATCCTGTAGATCAGGCATACAGAGCAGCTCAGTTTCTTACCAGACCTAATATAACATTAGAAAAGCTGGATGAAATTGATTCTATTAAAGAAGTTTCTTCTCAATACAGTGACGAAGTAAGAGAACAGGCAGAGATCAATATAAAGTATAAAGGTTATATTGAGAAAGAAAAAGAAAACGTAGCGAAGCTGAACCGTCTGGAAAACATTAAAATTCCGGAAGACTTTGATTATACGAAGCTAAACAGCCTTTCTGCAGAAGCAAAACAGAAGATGTCTAACGTACGTCCGAAGACCATTGCGCAGGCAGGAAGAATAAGTGGGGTTTCTCCAGCTGATATTAATGTTTTACTGGTCTATTTAGGACGTTAA
- a CDS encoding class I SAM-dependent methyltransferase — protein sequence MKIKDHFLSQEIFEIKETHTKGVFKTSPIPTNISRYYESEDYISHHQDSGSLKEKLYKFLQSFNLQYKKNILVDRIKKGSKVLDYGCGAGEFVKYIENDFETFGFEPDSDARKAAQSKITKASILDNINKIEENSLDAITLWHVFEHIENQDEMLNIFHGKLKEKGILVIAVPNPTSYDAKHYKEYWAAYDVPRHIYHFSKNGMENLISKNPDWKMRKIKPLVLDSYYISMLSEKYKKSPLFWAKAVIHGTISNIKALFSNEFSSLIYIIEKR from the coding sequence ATGAAAATAAAAGATCATTTTCTTTCACAGGAAATATTTGAGATTAAAGAAACACATACAAAAGGAGTCTTTAAGACCTCCCCTATCCCAACCAATATTTCCAGATATTATGAAAGTGAAGATTACATTTCTCATCATCAGGATTCCGGAAGTCTGAAAGAAAAACTATATAAATTTCTTCAGTCTTTTAATCTACAGTACAAAAAAAATATACTCGTAGACAGAATAAAAAAAGGATCAAAAGTTCTTGATTACGGATGTGGTGCCGGAGAGTTTGTAAAATATATAGAAAATGATTTTGAAACATTCGGTTTTGAACCAGATTCAGATGCAAGAAAAGCAGCACAGAGTAAAATAACGAAAGCTTCTATTCTAGATAATATCAATAAAATTGAAGAAAACAGTTTAGACGCTATTACCCTATGGCATGTTTTTGAACACATCGAAAACCAGGATGAGATGCTTAATATTTTTCACGGGAAATTAAAAGAAAAAGGAATTCTTGTAATCGCAGTTCCCAATCCTACTTCTTATGATGCAAAACATTATAAAGAATATTGGGCAGCTTATGATGTACCAAGACACATCTATCATTTCTCTAAAAATGGAATGGAAAATCTAATTTCTAAAAATCCAGATTGGAAAATGAGAAAGATCAAGCCTTTGGTTCTTGACTCATATTATATATCCATGTTAAGCGAAAAATACAAAAAATCACCACTATTTTGGGCAAAAGCAGTGATCCACGGAACAATTTCTAACATAAAGGCATTATTTTCCAACGAATTTTCAAGTTTGATATACATTATCGAAAAAAGATAA
- a CDS encoding phosphoglycerate kinase, giving the protein MKTINDFNFKDKKALVRVDFNVPQDDQLKVTDNTRIVAVKPTVEKILSDGGSVILITHLGRPKGEVKDEFSLKHIVGEVSSVLGKEVKFVDECIGEKAEQAAADLKPGEVLLLENVRFHNEEEKGDAAFAEKLSKLGDAYVNDAFGTAHRAHASTAVIAQYFPSTKYFGLLMAKELQAIDKVLKSGEKPVTAILGGSKVSTKITIIENILPAVDNLIIGGGMAFTFIKALGGKIGNSLVEEDKIPLALEILGKAKEHKVKVYLPSDTIIAESFSNDGERKEVDIYAIPEGWMGLDAGNKSRDQFNDVLLNSRTILWNGPIGVFEMSNFAGGTVALGESIAEATRLGAFSLVGGGDSVAFVKQFGYADQVSYVSTGGGAMLESLEGLELPGVAAINN; this is encoded by the coding sequence ATGAAAACAATCAATGATTTCAATTTTAAAGATAAGAAAGCTCTGGTAAGAGTGGACTTCAATGTTCCTCAGGATGATCAGCTGAAGGTGACAGACAATACAAGAATTGTTGCTGTGAAACCTACAGTGGAGAAAATCCTTAGTGATGGTGGTTCTGTCATCTTAATCACACACCTTGGAAGACCTAAGGGGGAAGTGAAAGATGAATTTTCTCTTAAACATATTGTTGGCGAAGTTTCTTCTGTTTTAGGTAAGGAAGTGAAGTTTGTGGATGAGTGTATTGGTGAGAAAGCAGAGCAAGCTGCTGCAGATCTGAAGCCGGGAGAGGTTTTATTATTGGAGAATGTTCGTTTTCATAATGAAGAGGAAAAAGGAGATGCTGCTTTTGCTGAGAAACTTTCTAAGCTAGGTGATGCGTATGTAAATGATGCATTCGGAACAGCACACAGAGCTCACGCTTCTACAGCTGTCATCGCACAATATTTTCCATCAACTAAATATTTCGGTTTACTAATGGCTAAAGAACTTCAGGCCATCGATAAAGTATTAAAAAGTGGAGAAAAGCCTGTTACAGCTATTTTGGGAGGCTCTAAAGTTTCAACTAAAATTACCATTATAGAAAATATTCTTCCTGCAGTGGATAATTTGATCATTGGAGGAGGTATGGCATTTACCTTTATTAAGGCTCTTGGAGGGAAAATTGGTAATTCTTTGGTAGAAGAAGATAAAATTCCTTTGGCTCTTGAGATTTTAGGAAAAGCAAAAGAACATAAAGTAAAAGTATATCTTCCTTCTGATACTATCATCGCTGAAAGCTTTAGTAATGACGGAGAGAGAAAAGAAGTTGATATCTATGCAATCCCTGAAGGATGGATGGGACTTGATGCTGGAAATAAATCAAGAGACCAGTTCAATGATGTATTATTGAATTCAAGAACAATTCTTTGGAATGGCCCTATTGGGGTTTTTGAAATGTCAAATTTTGCAGGAGGAACCGTTGCCTTAGGTGAGAGTATTGCTGAAGCAACAAGATTAGGAGCTTTCTCTTTAGTAGGAGGAGGAGACAGTGTTGCTTTCGTTAAACAATTCGGATATGCTGATCAGGTAAGTTATGTGTCTACCGGTGGTGGAGCAATGCTTGAAAGTCTTGAAGGACTTGAGTTACCAGGTGTAGCTGCTATCAACAATTAA